From Scophthalmus maximus strain ysfricsl-2021 chromosome 14, ASM2237912v1, whole genome shotgun sequence, one genomic window encodes:
- the abhd13 gene encoding protein ABHD13 encodes MEKPWRLWGAVERCTLALVSWSWGACRVSLLALILTFHLYGGFFLLALILASVAGILYKFQDVLLYFPDQPSSSRLYVPMPTGIPHENVYIRTKDGVKLNLILLRYTGGDTPSGVARGNQSSPTSSAPPTILYFHGNAGNIGHRVPNALLMLVNLKANVVLVDYRGYGKSEGEPSEDGLYLDAEATLDYVMTRPDLDKTKVVLFGRSLGGAVAVRLASVNPHRVAAIIVENTFLSIPHMAATLFSFLPMRLLPLWCYRNQFLSYRQVALCRMPSLFVSGLSDQLIPPVMMKQLYELAPARTKRLAIFPEGTHNDTWQCQGYFAALEQFVKDLLKSHAHEESSQPSASVTII; translated from the coding sequence ATGGAGAAGCCCTGGAGGCTGTGGGGGGCAGTGGAGCGTTGTACCCTGGCACTGGTGTCCTGGTCCTGGGGCGCCTGTCGGGTCTCCCTTTTGGCCCTCATCCTCACCTTCCACCTGTATGGGGGATTTTTCCTCCTCGCTCTCATCCTGGCCTCTGTCGCAGGCATCCTCTACAAATTTCAGGACGTGCTCCTCTACTTCCCCGaccagccctcctcctctcgcctctATGTTCCCATGCCCACGGGAATCCCACATGAGAATGTGTACATCCGCACCAAGGACGGTGTTAAGCTCAACCTCATTCTGCTTCGTTACACAGGAGGCGACACGCCCTCTGGAGTTGCCCGAGGCAATCAGAGCAGTCCAACGTCCTCTGCTCCGCCTACCATCCTTTATTTCCATGGCAATGCGGGCAACATTGGTCACAGGGTGCCAAACGCCCTGCTGATGCTCGTCAATCTGAAAGCCAACGTTGTGCTGGTGGACTACCGTGGCTATGGAAAGAGTGAGGGTGAGCCCAGTGAGGATGGGCTTTACCTGGATGCAGAGGCCACATTGGACTACGTCATGACCCGTCCAGATCTGGACAAGACAAAAGTGGTACTCTTTGGCCGCTCATTAGGGGGCGCTGTGGCTGTGCGCTTGGCATCAGTCAACCCTCACCGCGTAGCAGCCATCATTGTGGAAAACACCTTCCTCAGCATTCCCCACATGGCAGCGACACTCTTCTCCTTCCTACCCATGCGCCTCCTGCCCCTGTGGTGCTACAGGAATCAGTTCCTGTCCTACCGACAGGTGGCGCTGTGCCGCATGCCCTCGCTGTTCGTGTCTGGTCTGTCAGATCAGCTGATCCCGCCGGTCATGATGAAACAACTGTATGAGCTGGCGCCTGCACGGACTAAACGCCTGGCGATCTTTCCAGAGGGGACACACAATGACACGTGGCAGTGTCAGGGCTACTTCGCCGCTCTGGAGCAGTTTGTGAAAGACCTGCTGAAGAGCCACGCCCACGAGGAGAGCAGCCAGCCCTCGGCTAGTGTCACCATTATCTGA